The proteins below come from a single Aegilops tauschii subsp. strangulata cultivar AL8/78 chromosome 6, Aet v6.0, whole genome shotgun sequence genomic window:
- the LOC141025961 gene encoding uncharacterized protein, with protein MHFDGAFAPPSAGFGVVLMSPTEDKLYYAVQLCFQHGEKVYNNIAEYEGLLASLRAATALGIKHLTITGGSQLLVNFSNKEYKPKDEHMEGYLEEVHKIKKRFLGLELQHVLRDTNKEVDDIAKRVSRHEPQEPGVFEERLFHQRHPRPRAQCCSGYNHCRT; from the coding sequence ATGCACTTTGACGGAGCCTTCGCACCGCCGAGCGCAGGGTTTGGAGTCGTGCTCATGTCACCCACcgaggacaagctctactatgctGTGCAACTTTGCTTCCAGCATGGCGAGAAGGTCTACAACAACATTGCGGAGTACGAGGGCTTGCTTGCTAGCCTCAGGGCCGCGACTGCCCTGGGGATCAAGCACCTCACCATCACGGGCGGCTcccaactcctcgtcaacttctccaacaaggagTACAaaccaaaggacgagcacatggagggtTACCTGGAGGAGGTACATAAAATTAAAAAGCGCTTCCTGGGCTTGGAATTGCAGCACGTCCTGCGTGACACGAACAAGGAAGTAGACGACATCGCTAAGAGGGTGTCCCGCCATGAGCCTCAGGAGCCTGGCGTCTTTGAGGAGAGGCTCTTCCATCAGCGACACCCTCGGCCGCGGGCCCAGTGTTGCTCAGGGTACAACCACTGCCGGACCTGA